The segment AAAGCTAAAAGGAAACCACCTGACCTAGTGGCACATGAAGGTCACATTTCTCTTAACATGGGTGGTCTGTGCTAATTTAACACCGAGATGAGTCTCGGGCTTTGTGCACTGTTCTGGACTGCTGGACTCGTGATCCTGTAAATCTATGAACCCAAGCTGTTGCATTTCCTAAGCTGGCCTTCAGGTGGTGTCCTTCCCATTGTTTTCTCTTCTCAGCACAGTCATGTGATGTAGGCATCCCACAAATATTTTTTGTGCGAATGAACAAGCAAAGCACTGTAATGGCAAAGTCCACTGAAATCATCTTGCAGCCCACATTATTCCTCTGAACAAGCTAAAGGCACAAGGGCTTTGCTAATGACTTTCTCCAAATTGTACAGTGGCTGGGAGCCTACGCTGAAGACCCTCAGATTGACCAGCTGTTTGTAGACAGAGCTTTTTCTTCATGGATGTGGGTGGGAGGCGGCTGAGGACAGGACACACAGCCTCCTTCCCACTACCCCCAGGTCTCATTGTAAACACTAATGGAGACAGGAGGTAAGAAGCACACCTGCCCTGTCCCCTTAAAGCATTAAGAACATGAGGCCACTTGTTAGTCACAGTCAGAGCTGGCTGAAGGCAAGAATGAAGTCCTCTGCTCGTCCCTCTTGCTCTAGTCTACCTGAACTACCTTACTCTAAGAGCTGAGTTTGTCCCAAGCTCTCATATAGGCAGGAAGGACATCCTTGAACGACACAGTTTTTGAAGACTTTCTTTTATGTCCCCTACCACAACTATCAGAGTAAACGATCTATTGTTGGTCACCTCCAAGTTCAAATTTTGCGAGACCACACAGTGGCATAATTTTCCTGCAATAGCTGCAAGCTTTACTGATAGATTTTATGGCAAGCTCAAAGTAATTAATCAAAGGTCGAGCCCCATCTAGCCTAAGCAGAGCCCTGGGAACCCCAATAATGCTGAGAACCCCAGTGTCTTGAAAACAGTCAAGGCAGAGGATGTTGGAAGAGTTTCTGCTGATATGTGACAACGTGTGCTCAAGTCCCAAAAAGGGAAGTCCAGTATACAGATGGAACTATACGGAGGCACACATGCATtcctgcacacaggcacacacgcgtgtgcgcgcacacacacgcacacacacacgcacacacacgcacacacacacggttaCAAAGCCAGACAAGTCAACTCATTCattcctgcctctgttcctctatccctcttttctttcctctctccatctccattGCTACTTTTGTCCATGGCCTTGGAGGTCTGCTCAGGGCCTGATATACAGGAGTCCATGTAAAGACAGGGAACAGTGAGTCCCAGGTGCCATGCCTAGCCTGAAGAGATATTCAGGATTGTCTGGAAGGACAGATTCTTGTTAAACTCCAGCCAGACAGGTGCTactgctactgttgtgaattgtaagcTAAATTATTTGATATGTGGGATCTGACCCCAAAGAGGCCATGACCTACGGGTTGAGAAGCCCTCCCCTAATGGAACTGGCGACTTAGGGGAGAATTTTCAGTGGCGGCCAAAAGCTACCATGAGTCAGATGGGTGATCCTCTCAGAGCACTGGGGAATGAATGAGCAGGAAACCAGTGAGGTTTGGTGCCCGCCCGTAGGCCATGGAACATTGGCTAAACTGTTTGAGGTAAGGTGATTGTGAATTGTCTAGGTTTCATAATGAGAGTCAGGGAACACTCAGTCCATTATTGTTACAGGCGGCCTAAGAAGACAGGCAGTGAATCCTCTCCTCCAACGGCCCTTAGGGTAAAGGCAGGTCTGACTTCTAACCTCAATGGCTCCTCTCCATAGACCCCAAGGCCGCTAACTTGCCAGGCCTATTGCAGCTCCTCCGCCCTCACCTGAGATGCTGCAGTCTCGGTGTGTGTCTTCTATGCATGTGACTTTAGTAATCTGATGCAGTGTCAATGTCCCCAGGTCTTATACCAGCTTGTGTCCACGCGGTCATTCACTGTTCCTTGGTAAGCTCCACACGCTGAGCTAGACAACGCCCAAGAAATCTCAGGCAGAAACAGTCAAAGGAGGGTAACTGTGCTCAACTTGAGCACCTGAATGACCACTACCCAGAGTACAGTGTGACaaggggcagaagaaaccatgaggagTGTGAACAAAGAGCCTGCTGAGGTCAGAGAATTATGAAACAAAAGACCATTGATTTCCCCTCCAGTTTCCTCCACAGGAGCCTGGGCCACAGTCCCTCCAGCCCCCCCACAGGGCAGGACTCCCACTGTGTGGGGGGTACCCAATTGTACAAGGTGGTTTCACAATTGTCACCTCTGTCCCAGTACTCACAAGGCAGGCATGCCGCTTGAGATTTGACAACTGGAATCAGTATCCGCTTGTAAGTTAGTCACAATACTCATTTTGTTATTGGAAATGAAAAATACTTGTAGCCCTTAATTTTAGAGACGGGATAAAGTAACATGATTTTAAGTTTGTTTACACACTTTTGGGTGCTCAGTCCGGTTGTCAGTCAGCCTCGCTCAGTTTGCAGTTTATTCCACAGCCATTCTGTAAGGGGAGGGTCTGATACTATAGTCTAGTTCCTTAATTGATTCTTGATTTGTCAATAAAGGTCAGAAGCCGATTGCTGGACGGAAGGTACAGGTGGGACTTCCGGATCCCAATAGGAAAAGGGGAaatagggaaggagagaaggggcctttctgccatgattttggAGGAAGGAGGATGCTGCAGTCACTGGGAGAGCTAAGGCCTGCGGCCTGTAGGCCTCCACTACAGGTGGGTAGCCAAAGACGTTTGGCAGGGGCTAATTGGAACAAGCCACTAAGTTTATGGTGGAGGGATGGTGAGAAAAAATCGGTAAGGCACGCGTTTCCAGGCAggagatatttgcacccaacaaTTGTGCCTAGTAGGCAAGTTGTAAAGTAATCGACCtatctgtgggtctgtgtccATGAATTCAAGGGTCTCAGGTGGGAGTTGGTGGTGAGACATCCCCTGCCCCTGAGCTGAGGTGGGTAGAGAGGCTGGTCCCAGGCAAAGTGGTAGCatgatttttaaaactacatgcaacaCCATTCCTTTAATGTCACCCTCTAGTTTCTGACACACACCACAAGGCTGAGGCCACAAGCTGTCCTGAAAAGGTTGGATCTGGATTCTAAGCCTTGAGATATACTCTCTGAtcgttttaaaaattaaatcctaTATTTATTTtacccatttgtgtgtgtgtgcactcagacACACTGAGGCTTGAGTTTGGATGTGGAGAACAATtggcaggagtcagttctccttaCCTTGTGGGTGTGGGGAAGGTCtccaggcttgacagcaagtgtCTTTATGCACTGAGCTCCTCACTGGCAAATAAATCTGTTTTCACTGGACTTCTGGCTCTCGTCtgctcttctgttgctgtgtttATGTAGCTCTGTGTTTTCAGTAGGACTCTTCTCCATGATTAGCTTTGGCAAGCTGCCTAGTCTTAAGTCACAACTTGCCCCAAAGGTTGAAAGAACAAGTCCCAAATCCATACATTTTGTaggggggtggagggaaggaggctcagcggttgagagcactgactactcttccagtggtcctgagttcaattcccagcaaccacatggtggctcccaaccatctgtaatgggatccgacgccctcttctggtgtttctgaagatatctatctacagtgtactcatatccaAATATCCATTTGTTATTCTGTAACTGCActttaattatataaacaaagcaGAAGAAATTGTTAAGCTCAATGAGATAACCCATGGCTCCCAGTGCTGGCTCTTCGGGTGTCTGAGCTAGGACAGCGGTGGACTGGCACCATTCCCAGTGGGGCTGTCTGAGCTGTGGCTGCAGATGCAGCTTGGCAGGTAGAGccgccccctccctcccctcaggcTTGTGCACGGTTACAGCCAGGCCTGGAGTACTCTGCAAAGGAACAGCCCTCTACAGCTCTCCACTTCTGAGGTCATAGGAACAGTTTCTAGGAGCCCTGGTTTCTCTTGAAACTATTCTTTCAGACAATACTTCTGCAGTTTCCTAACCAACACAGCAAGAGATCCAGTCACACTCAAATAGCAAATATTTAAACCATTTATTGCCATTAAGTTCAGATCTGAATTACATATGGAAAACACCGCTACTTGTTATCACTGGAAATTATGTGTAGACATGTGACCAACTGAGGGTTATACTATAGTCATTAAAGAAAAAGTCAAGAATTTTGAGGACTTAAGTGCTTGTAGTTATAAAGTTTTGTTCCCTTAGATTTTTTATTACACAAATCCCAATAGATAATATACATATTACTACAGATTGCTATAGATAACATCattcaaaattattaaattagcTGCATATTTTGAACTACTCCTGATGAAGACAAATAAAGTTTAGCATTGATAAGGCAGCCGAGAGTTGGTTTGGGGATTCTTGGCTATTCAATAATGTTGGCATGGTCATTAAAGATAGTCTTCCGTGTTTTCCCCTCAGCACGACTATTCATGCTGACGTGATCTGTGGCCGCAACAGTGGCTGGAGCACTGTCCCTTTCAAGAGCTGGTCCTTGCACTGCTATGCAGATGGCCGCTTACTCATCCTGGAAATAATTGGAGACAATTTCAATGAGAAACAACGTTTCTTGTCAGCCCCCGCCCCCCAGGCTCTGCATGGTTTTAGAAGACAAGTTTCTACTTCATgttaattttttatgtttttttaaattgaatttctcACCAATCCCTCAAAGCGATACATTAAAACCTGCTTACTCGTAGTTGATAAGTCGTCCTCCCTGAATGAGCTGAGCGACTTCGTTTGTCACATGGCACGCAAACAGAAGCCAGTTTCGGGGTTGTACCTTGTAGGCAAATCTCATGAATGTCAGAGAATAGCAACAGAGGGCTGTAAAAACACAAAGCACAGAACATGACTATCTAGGCTACCGGGAAACAACAGTCGATACATCTAATGCCACAGGGAAAAAGAACCTTTTCCACCTCTGCACCCCTTAGCAGCCATAGCATGTGCTGAGTTGTACGCAGGGGCTATGTCATGTGTAACACCCTCCTTTTCCTCAACGCGTTCTTACCGAAAGTCATCCGCCCACTGATAATCTCTGGAGATTTCTTCATGTCATTGATAGCAGCAATGGGGAGACCCCAGTTGGCAACTGGGCCCCAGAAGTGCTGCAgtaaaggagaggggaagaagggcgGGGAAGTTAGAGAGAAACCAAAAACAGCTGCATCCCACCACTTTAAGCAACACAGATGTGTGAGAGGAATCCTCACCCTCAAGTCTTGAGCTAACCGACTTTCGACTTTCGGTTTCCCTGTGAGCCAGTTCTTTCAGGGTGAGCCCAGAGCTAAGAAGGATCCAGCTGTTTGTTCAGGCTCCTTACTAATTTCCACATTACAAGCCAGCAATCTCTCATTACCCACTTAGGGAACTGAAAAATGATACCAACTTCTTACATCATCTATTCCCACATAATTTAAACCTTGTTATAACTATTGTCTTTATGTTTCTATCTGTCAAAATGTGTTTTCCCAAATTTTCATTAAGTTATTAGTAAAATACAGAGCTTAAGTTGgataacttttctttccttttttaaaattaagatttatttatacatatgaaTGCTCTATCTGAATACATGCcagcatgccagaagagggcattggatcccattacagatggttgtgaccaccatgtggttgctgggaattgaactcaggacctctggaagcgcagccagtgctcttaacctctgagccatctctccagccctggcacttttttctaaagaaatgatacattttaatttttttaaaggatacatttttaaagattgattaatttttttattgttgttgttttctttttcaagagcCTGGGcttcttctctgtgtagcccaggctgtcctgcaactcactctgtagaccagctggcctcaaactcagatccacctgcctctacctcctaagtgctgggagcAAAGGCATGCTACCCCATCATGATGTggcttgattttgtttatttgagacatggtcttactatgtagcactggctagcctagaacttactatgtagaccaggctagcaccAACTCACAGAGAACCCTGTTTCTGCTGGAtaaaaggcacacaccaccatcctgacttaaaagatgttttaaaatttttgtgtgtgtatttgtgtgtgtgggaggggtatCTATAGAGCTAAGTGTGGGTGCCcttggagttcagaagagggcatcagacacccTGGAAActagttacaagtggttgtgggcTATCCACCATGgacactgggaaccaaacttaggtcctatGAAGAACACCTgcctttaactgctgaaccatctctataGTCCAAGTAAACACATATTTTTTTAGCCTATACAtgaacttgaaaatctacagccAGAGTCCCACACATGAAGACTGTTTGAAAATACTTTtgaagtaatatttttaaaaaagtatatcactttccattctaaaacaaaattaaGCCATTTAAGAGCAGCCATgcctaatttattttcatttctgaggAAAGATGTATTAAACCAATGGTTTTTGTCAACAGAATTAAAATTGTTGCATAGAGTTTGAACACATTAAACAGTGAGACTTGCCTTCTGGCTGCCATAGATTGTGACAGATACAGGCTGTGAAATACATTTGCAATCTTAAAAATCCTGCAGGAAGTGGGGAAAAGGGCAATACAAGAAAAACAATTTAGGAGTACATTTAGCATGATACGAGACTACACTGAAAGGTAAGCTAGCATGTTTAAATGTAAGGTCTGAGACTCAGGCATAGCAAGGACTGCCCaactttcctcctttctttctctactgggtctatttctatctctctcgTTAATCTCTTTCCACCACTCTGCACTGTATGATGGTCTTGATGTCTACTTTACCATGCACAGATTGTGATCAAAGCCTGTACAGTTATTCTAAGAGGGGCTTACCAGCCCTGACTACCACTAGGTATAACCTGCCTTCTGCCAAAGTAGGGACAGACAATGGCACAGATCTGAAGCCATCTAGAAGCCTGAAGGTTTCCTACTTAAATGAGGGCAAATTCAAGAATAAGAAGTTTTCAATTATATGATGATATAATTTGAATTCTGAAAGCTAAGAAACACCCAGAGAACTTTATCATTGAACTACATTTAAACACATTCCCTAAAAACACAAAGGGTGCTAGGTACGACGGTATATGCCTCTAAATCCAAGCACTCTTGGCATCTACAGCAGAAAGATGGTGAGCTCAAGTCAACGAACCAGGTATGGTAGTGCATACTTAGTCCTggctttgggaggcagagggaaggggaatttcagtttgaggctagcctggtctacatataaaGGTCCAGACCAGCCAAGACCAACCGTGTCTCAAATGACTAACTGGACAAACAAGCCGATAAATAATAAGTCAACTTGGTCTACACAGTCAGTCTCTGTTACCAACAAACACACATAAGGCAGAAACTATTTCAAAAATGAAAGCTTACAATGtatat is part of the Rattus norvegicus strain BN/NHsdMcwi chromosome 1, GRCr8, whole genome shotgun sequence genome and harbors:
- the Mpc1 gene encoding mitochondrial pyruvate carrier 1 isoform X1 translates to MHFWGPVANWGLPIAAINDMKKSPEIISGRMTFALCCYSLTFMRFAYKVQPRNWLLFACHVTNEVAQLIQGGRLINYEMSKRPSA
- the Mpc1 gene encoding mitochondrial pyruvate carrier 1, whose product is MAGALVRKAADYVRSKDFRDYLMSTHFWGPVANWGLPIAAINDMKKSPEIISGRMTFALCCYSLTFMRFAYKVQPRNWLLFACHVTNEVAQLIQGGRLINYEMSKRPSA
- the Mpc1 gene encoding mitochondrial pyruvate carrier 1 isoform X2, which codes for MKKSPEIISGRMTFALCCYSLTFMRFAYKVQPRNWLLFACHVTNEVAQLIQGGRLINYEMSKRPSA